Proteins encoded together in one Agromyces sp. 3263 window:
- a CDS encoding carbohydrate ABC transporter permease: MSAAIDTDAAHGSIGSEAPTGRTQRGGFPAGRGPRERFVPRAGAMLVMGVFTLYFLIPIWWLVVASTKDRADFLGTNPLWFADVAFFDNVAALFAYRDGVYLRWMLNSVLYAGLGALVATLLAAMCGYALAKYRFPGRETIFNVVLGGVLVPATALALPLFLLFSRVELTNTFWAVFLPSIVSPFGVYLTRVFAEASVPDELLEASRLDGAGEVRTFFTVSIRLMFPALVTVYLFQFVAIWNNFFLPLIMLRSEELFPVTFGLYAWNSSINQFPELRSFVLVGALLSIIPLIVTFLLLQRYWRTGLGTGALK, translated from the coding sequence ATGAGCGCCGCGATCGACACGGATGCCGCGCACGGCAGCATCGGCTCGGAAGCTCCCACCGGACGCACCCAGCGCGGTGGTTTCCCCGCAGGACGCGGGCCGCGGGAGCGGTTCGTCCCGCGTGCCGGAGCCATGCTCGTCATGGGCGTGTTCACGCTCTACTTCCTCATCCCGATCTGGTGGCTTGTCGTCGCGTCGACGAAGGACCGCGCCGACTTCCTCGGCACCAACCCGCTGTGGTTCGCCGACGTCGCGTTCTTCGACAACGTGGCCGCGCTCTTCGCCTACCGCGACGGCGTCTACCTCAGGTGGATGCTCAACAGCGTGCTCTACGCCGGCCTTGGCGCGCTCGTGGCGACGCTCCTTGCGGCCATGTGCGGCTATGCGCTGGCGAAGTACCGGTTCCCGGGCCGCGAGACGATCTTCAACGTCGTCCTCGGCGGCGTGCTCGTGCCCGCCACCGCCCTCGCCCTGCCGCTGTTCCTGCTGTTCAGCCGCGTCGAGCTGACCAACACCTTCTGGGCGGTCTTCCTCCCGAGCATCGTCAGCCCCTTCGGCGTGTACCTCACGCGGGTGTTCGCCGAGGCATCCGTGCCCGACGAACTGCTCGAGGCCAGCCGCCTCGACGGCGCAGGCGAGGTGCGCACCTTCTTCACCGTCTCGATCCGCCTCATGTTCCCGGCGCTCGTCACCGTGTACCTCTTCCAGTTCGTGGCGATCTGGAACAACTTCTTCCTGCCGCTCATCATGCTGCGCAGCGAGGAGCTGTTCCCGGTGACCTTCGGCCTCTACGCGTGGAACTCGTCGATCAACCAGTTCCCCGAGCTCCGCAGCTTCGTGCTCGTCGGAGCGCTCCTCTCGATCATCCCCCTGATCGTCACCTTCCTCCTGCTCCAGCGGTACTGGCGCACCGGCCTCGGCACGGGCGCGTTGAAGTAG
- a CDS encoding extracellular solute-binding protein: MRHTKRAVAAALLTTVAIAMVGCSAGGSGSDAASCEPADGDVNLTFTSWIPGIEDAVAIWNADNPDIQVEVQTGPSGNAGTYQNFFNQLEAGNAPDLGQIEYDALPNFRVQDGLENLAACEDIVAAEDQFLPWTWSQASLGTDDELYGVPQDQGPMGLFYRSDLFEQNGIPVPTTWEEYKAAAEQIRALGGYITNFSQTDINQFAGFVWQAGGQWFQNDGDEWTVDLTSEESTKVAEYWQDLIANDLVSTYPAWTDEWNNAYNSGEVWTWNSAVWGANSILSGAPDTAGHWSVALAPQWEAGGEAAGNWGGSSVAVFKGTEHLYEAAKFALWLNTSEEALTSLNQTAQIYPATTAGLELPVLKEGVDFYGGQKIYDVFAEAATQVSPDFTWGPTMTQTYADVSDGFKAAASGDGTLVDALTKGQATTISTLEAQSIPVAE; this comes from the coding sequence ATGCGTCACACGAAACGAGCGGTCGCCGCAGCCCTGCTCACCACCGTCGCGATCGCGATGGTCGGATGCTCCGCCGGAGGAAGCGGCAGCGACGCCGCCTCCTGCGAGCCCGCGGACGGCGACGTCAACCTCACCTTCACCTCCTGGATCCCCGGCATCGAGGACGCCGTGGCGATCTGGAACGCGGACAACCCCGACATCCAGGTCGAGGTGCAGACGGGCCCCTCCGGCAACGCCGGCACCTACCAGAACTTCTTCAACCAGCTCGAGGCCGGCAACGCGCCCGACCTCGGCCAGATCGAATACGACGCCCTGCCCAACTTCCGCGTGCAGGACGGCCTCGAGAACCTGGCCGCGTGCGAGGACATCGTCGCGGCCGAGGACCAGTTCCTCCCATGGACGTGGAGTCAGGCCAGCCTCGGCACCGACGACGAGCTCTACGGCGTGCCGCAGGACCAGGGACCGATGGGCCTCTTCTACCGCAGCGACCTGTTCGAGCAGAACGGCATCCCGGTGCCCACCACGTGGGAGGAGTACAAGGCGGCAGCGGAGCAGATCCGCGCGCTCGGCGGGTACATCACCAACTTCTCGCAGACCGACATCAACCAGTTCGCCGGATTCGTGTGGCAGGCGGGCGGCCAGTGGTTCCAGAACGACGGCGACGAGTGGACCGTCGACCTGACGAGCGAGGAGTCGACCAAGGTCGCCGAGTACTGGCAGGACCTCATCGCGAACGACCTCGTCTCGACCTACCCCGCCTGGACCGACGAGTGGAACAACGCGTACAACTCCGGTGAGGTCTGGACCTGGAACTCCGCCGTCTGGGGCGCCAACTCGATCCTGAGCGGCGCACCCGACACCGCCGGTCACTGGTCGGTCGCGCTCGCCCCGCAGTGGGAGGCCGGCGGCGAGGCCGCGGGCAACTGGGGCGGTTCGTCGGTCGCGGTCTTCAAGGGCACCGAGCACCTCTACGAGGCCGCCAAGTTCGCGCTGTGGCTGAACACCTCGGAGGAGGCGCTCACCTCGCTCAACCAGACGGCCCAGATCTACCCGGCCACCACGGCCGGCCTCGAGCTTCCCGTCCTCAAGGAGGGCGTCGACTTCTACGGCGGCCAGAAGATCTACGACGTGTTCGCCGAGGCGGCCACGCAGGTGAGCCCGGACTTCACGTGGGGTCCGACCATGACGCAGACGTACGCCGACGTCTCCGACGGCTTCAAGGCCGCCGCGAGCGGTGACGGCACGCTCGTCGACGCGCTCACCAAGGGGCAGGCCACGACCATCTCCACGCTCGAGGCCCAGTCCATCCCGGTCGCGGAGTAA
- a CDS encoding alpha-galactosidase codes for MIHYLRAAGVSVVVDARGTGVPAVLHWGADLGALDEAALDALALATVPSVPPSSIDQPLRLSLMPTFGEGWSGRPGLQVFRDAAGADGPAAARALAAPRLELAHGVLHELDAPSTLTWELVDAGASVAVITELDLSDTGVLRLRHRVENRGQGSLGIGRAAVVLPVPARATELLDFSGLWSRERRPIRRTLEHGVHSREGRHGRGGHDDAFLLAAGTPGFRFRSGEVWATHVAWSGDTEAWAERSALGPATLGGGELLAPGELTLPAGAAYTSPWVIAVYSNAGLDGISDRLHPWIRSWSTIRRERPLVLNTWEAVYFDQSLERLEPLIDAAARVGVERFVLDDGWFRGRHDDRHALGDWTVDSANWPDGLGPLIARVHGAGMEFGLWVEPEMVNLDSDLARAHPEWVLGRPGDLAWRHQHVLDLTAPGASDHVFARLDDLLANHDIAYLKWDHNRDLLGGSAHAQTLAAYALIDRLRAAHPAVEIESCASGGARIDLGILERTDRVWPSDTNDPLERQGIHRYTSLLVPPEYLGAHLGAARAHTTRRRSELSFRFATALFGSAGIEWNLAEASDAELDHIAAWASEYRRLRPLLHSGRVVRADPDDPARIVHGVVSADRTHGIFSMAMLGTARAALPPAIRMPGLDADRVYRVRRLELGPAPRTVQDAAPPWFEAGTIELTGRVLAEVGLAVPLLAPENAVPFELSAV; via the coding sequence GTGATCCATTACCTCCGTGCCGCGGGCGTCAGCGTCGTCGTCGACGCCCGCGGCACGGGCGTGCCCGCCGTGCTGCACTGGGGCGCCGACCTCGGAGCACTCGACGAGGCCGCCCTCGATGCCCTCGCCCTCGCCACGGTGCCCTCGGTGCCGCCCTCTTCGATCGACCAGCCCCTCCGGCTGAGCCTGATGCCCACGTTCGGCGAGGGCTGGAGCGGCCGACCGGGCCTCCAGGTGTTCCGGGATGCCGCAGGGGCAGACGGTCCCGCCGCGGCTCGCGCGCTCGCAGCGCCCCGGCTGGAGCTCGCCCATGGCGTCCTCCACGAACTCGATGCGCCGTCGACCCTCACCTGGGAGCTCGTCGACGCCGGGGCATCCGTTGCCGTCATCACCGAGCTCGACCTCAGTGACACGGGCGTCCTCCGGCTGCGGCACCGCGTGGAGAACCGCGGGCAGGGTTCGCTCGGCATCGGCCGCGCGGCCGTCGTGCTGCCGGTGCCGGCGCGCGCCACCGAGCTCCTCGACTTCAGCGGACTGTGGAGCCGCGAGCGACGGCCGATCCGCCGCACCCTCGAGCACGGCGTCCACAGCCGCGAGGGGCGCCACGGCCGAGGCGGCCACGACGACGCGTTTCTCCTGGCCGCCGGCACCCCCGGGTTTCGATTCCGCAGCGGCGAGGTGTGGGCGACCCACGTCGCCTGGAGCGGTGACACCGAGGCGTGGGCCGAGCGGTCGGCCCTCGGACCCGCGACACTCGGCGGCGGCGAACTCCTCGCGCCGGGCGAGCTCACGCTCCCGGCCGGAGCCGCCTACACCTCGCCGTGGGTCATCGCCGTGTACTCGAACGCCGGGCTCGACGGCATCTCCGACCGGCTGCATCCGTGGATCAGGTCGTGGTCGACCATCCGGCGGGAGCGGCCGCTCGTGCTCAACACCTGGGAGGCCGTCTACTTCGATCAGTCCCTCGAACGACTGGAGCCGCTCATCGACGCGGCGGCCCGTGTGGGCGTCGAGCGGTTCGTGCTCGACGACGGCTGGTTCCGCGGCCGGCACGACGATCGGCATGCGCTCGGCGACTGGACTGTGGACTCCGCGAACTGGCCCGATGGCCTCGGCCCGCTCATCGCCCGCGTGCACGGGGCGGGCATGGAATTCGGACTGTGGGTCGAACCCGAGATGGTCAACCTCGACTCCGACCTCGCGCGGGCGCATCCCGAGTGGGTGCTCGGCCGACCTGGCGACCTCGCGTGGCGGCACCAGCACGTGCTCGACCTCACCGCCCCCGGTGCGAGCGACCATGTCTTCGCGCGCCTCGACGACCTGCTCGCCAACCACGACATCGCCTACCTCAAGTGGGACCACAACCGCGACCTGCTGGGCGGTTCGGCCCACGCGCAGACCCTCGCCGCCTACGCGCTCATCGACCGGCTCCGCGCCGCGCATCCGGCCGTGGAGATCGAGTCGTGTGCCTCGGGCGGCGCGCGCATCGACCTCGGCATCCTCGAGCGCACCGACCGGGTGTGGCCGAGCGACACCAACGACCCGCTCGAGCGGCAGGGCATCCACCGGTACACGAGCCTCCTCGTGCCGCCCGAGTACCTCGGTGCACACCTGGGAGCCGCCCGTGCGCACACGACCAGGCGCCGGTCCGAGCTCTCCTTCCGGTTCGCGACCGCTCTCTTCGGGAGCGCCGGCATCGAGTGGAACCTCGCCGAGGCGAGTGACGCCGAGCTCGATCACATCGCGGCGTGGGCGAGCGAGTACCGCCGTCTCCGTCCCCTGCTGCACAGCGGGCGCGTCGTGCGGGCCGACCCCGACGATCCGGCCCGGATCGTGCACGGCGTCGTCTCCGCGGACCGGACGCACGGGATCTTCTCGATGGCGATGCTCGGCACCGCACGTGCGGCCCTGCCCCCGGCGATCCGGATGCCGGGACTCGATGCCGACCGCGTCTACCGGGTCCGGCGCCTCGAGCTCGGCCCGGCACCGCGCACCGTGCAGGATGCCGCTCCCCCATGGTTCGAGGCGGGAACGATCGAGCTCACCGGGCGAGTGTTGGCGGAGGTCGGCCTCGCCGTGCCGCTGCTCGCGCCCGAGAATGCCGTGCCCTTCGAACTCTCGGCGGTGTGA
- a CDS encoding DUF1304 family protein produces the protein MSVVAQILAIVEGLGVAFLGILSAFFFRSPRMRGVFLIEPENQEIVRPWAISYGFSNLAWGTGALAGVVAVNLGFPEVGRTLVIFVSIATIIRALAILFGDLRYWRLVAPMVLVPALVLVAMAV, from the coding sequence ATGAGCGTGGTCGCCCAGATCCTCGCGATCGTCGAAGGGCTCGGCGTCGCGTTCCTCGGGATCCTCTCCGCATTCTTCTTCCGCAGCCCCAGGATGCGCGGCGTCTTCCTCATCGAACCCGAGAACCAGGAGATCGTGCGCCCGTGGGCCATCTCCTACGGCTTCTCGAACCTCGCGTGGGGCACCGGGGCGCTCGCCGGCGTGGTGGCCGTGAACCTCGGGTTCCCCGAGGTCGGGCGCACGCTCGTCATCTTCGTGAGCATCGCCACCATCATCCGTGCGCTGGCCATCTTGTTCGGCGACCTCCGGTACTGGCGGCTGGTGGCGCCGATGGTGCTCGTGCCGGCGCTGGTCCTCGTGGCCATGGCGGTGTGA
- a CDS encoding methyltransferase domain-containing protein — protein MVVDLRHGDWLDDNRANWDERVPVHLASDFYDQEPLRRGDIVLDPISRAGVERLHPDGLDGLRVLHLQCHFGSDTLSLANRGATVVGLDFSRPAVEEARRMAAELGLGDRARFVEANLYDARHVLPEPGSFDLVFTTWGTIGWLPDVAEWARIVAWFLKPGGRLYFADGHPAAFVFDGDGGPGGLPTFQYAYGGGEPDVLDDPSDYADPDAMIAHARTWEWMHPIGEVVGAVRAAGLVVDELAERFQVPWRIFPMTVPQGEGMFGWPTEQWLPLSYELVAQAPSS, from the coding sequence GTGGTCGTCGACCTCCGCCACGGCGATTGGCTCGACGACAACCGCGCCAACTGGGACGAACGGGTGCCGGTGCACCTGGCGTCGGACTTCTACGACCAGGAGCCGCTCCGTCGCGGCGACATCGTGCTCGACCCGATCTCCCGGGCCGGCGTCGAGCGACTGCACCCCGACGGTCTCGACGGACTGCGGGTGCTGCACCTGCAGTGCCACTTCGGCTCGGACACGCTCTCGCTCGCGAACCGCGGCGCGACGGTCGTCGGACTCGACTTCTCGCGTCCCGCCGTCGAGGAGGCGCGACGCATGGCCGCCGAGCTCGGGCTCGGCGATCGCGCGCGATTCGTCGAGGCGAACCTCTACGACGCCCGCCACGTGCTGCCCGAGCCCGGGTCGTTCGACCTGGTGTTCACGACCTGGGGCACCATCGGGTGGCTTCCGGATGTCGCGGAGTGGGCGCGCATCGTCGCGTGGTTCCTGAAGCCGGGCGGCCGTCTCTACTTCGCGGACGGGCATCCGGCGGCCTTCGTGTTCGACGGCGACGGGGGCCCGGGCGGCCTGCCGACCTTCCAGTACGCGTACGGCGGAGGCGAGCCCGACGTGCTCGATGACCCGTCCGACTACGCCGACCCCGACGCGATGATCGCGCACGCCCGCACGTGGGAGTGGATGCATCCGATCGGTGAGGTCGTGGGCGCCGTCCGCGCCGCCGGACTGGTGGTCGACGAGCTGGCCGAGCGCTTCCAGGTGCCGTGGCGGATCTTCCCGATGACGGTGCCGCAGGGCGAGGGCATGTTCGGCTGGCCGACCGAGCAGTGGCTGCCGCTCTCGTACGAGCTGGTCGCGCAGGCCCCCTCGTCCTGA
- a CDS encoding UPF0182 family protein — translation MPRRRAPIAITIGVVALLLIAFFVFVGLYADVLWYDQLGFVDVLTTEWVARLVLFLIGFLAMAVPVWASIQIAYRTRPVYAKLNSQLDRYQEVFEPLRRLAMYGIPVVLGIFAGVSTSSRWELTLTWLNRTPFGTNDPQFGFDIGFFVFELPFYRSIVGFASAVVLLSLLLVIATNYLYGSIRVSGREVVISKSARIQIAVTAGLYLLLQGVSIWFDQYATVTENSTLITGAGYTDVNAVIPGRQILAAAAVGVAILFFVTALIGRWRLPLVGVALLVVSSLIIGSLYPWIIQRFQVDPSARSLEAPYIERSIDLTREAYGVADIETIPFEAKTDAEPGALRSDAATTANIRLMDPLVISPAFQQLEQFRQYYQFPDALDVDRYDIDGTTQDTVVAVRDLALSGLGDAETWFNSHVVYTHGYGLVAAAGNQRSVDGQPVFLQSGIPSTGTLGDFEPRVYFGEESPAYSIVGAPEGEDPVELDYPAGGESDQQTQTTFEGDGGPKLDNVFTKLVYALKFQSEQIFLSEAVNDESQILYDRDPIDRVKKVAPYLTIDSDTYPSVVDGRIVWIVDGYTLTDQYPYSNKVSMSEAIADSEGLPQSLPFDEVNYIRNSVKATVDAYDGSVTLYAWDDEDPILQTWQKIFPNSLKPMSEMSGALMSHVRYPADLFKMQRAVLGRYHVTDPSSFYSREDAWTTPNDPTAGANSTLLQPPYYLTMQMPGQEEPAYSLYSTFIPEARGDQSRNVLRGYLAVDSDAGASDGERSDGYGKLRLLTLPEDDNVPGPGQVQNTFNGDPTVSQSLNLLKQGQSEVINGNLLTVPVGGGLLYVQPVYVKSTGNTSYPLLQKVLVAFGDQIAFQDTLDAALDVLFGGDSGAEAGDNEVDPNATPTTPPDDGTTVAPQPSDEVQALLNQASQALKNKQAALSEGDWAAYGAADAQLAEIIAQLLAITQDQ, via the coding sequence ATGCCGCGCCGTCGCGCGCCGATCGCGATCACGATCGGGGTGGTGGCCCTGCTCCTCATCGCGTTCTTCGTGTTCGTGGGCCTCTACGCCGACGTGCTCTGGTACGACCAGCTCGGCTTCGTCGACGTGCTCACGACCGAGTGGGTGGCGCGCCTCGTCCTCTTCCTGATCGGCTTCCTCGCGATGGCCGTGCCCGTCTGGGCCTCCATCCAGATCGCCTACCGCACGCGTCCCGTCTACGCGAAGCTGAACTCGCAGCTCGACCGCTATCAGGAGGTGTTCGAGCCACTCCGCCGCCTCGCGATGTACGGCATCCCCGTCGTGCTCGGCATCTTCGCGGGCGTCTCGACGTCGAGCCGGTGGGAACTCACCCTCACCTGGCTGAACCGCACCCCGTTCGGCACGAATGATCCGCAGTTCGGCTTCGACATCGGCTTCTTCGTCTTCGAGCTGCCGTTCTACCGCTCGATCGTCGGCTTCGCGTCGGCCGTGGTGCTGCTCTCGCTGCTCCTCGTCATCGCGACGAACTACCTCTACGGGTCCATCCGCGTGAGCGGCCGCGAGGTCGTCATCTCGAAGTCGGCTCGCATCCAGATCGCGGTGACGGCTGGCCTCTACCTGCTGCTCCAGGGCGTCAGCATCTGGTTCGACCAGTACGCGACCGTCACGGAGAACAGCACCCTCATCACCGGTGCGGGATACACCGACGTCAACGCCGTGATCCCCGGTCGACAGATCCTCGCGGCGGCGGCGGTCGGCGTCGCGATCCTCTTCTTCGTCACCGCGCTCATCGGCCGCTGGCGGCTGCCGCTCGTGGGCGTCGCGCTCCTCGTCGTCTCGAGCCTGATCATCGGTTCCCTCTACCCCTGGATCATCCAGCGGTTCCAGGTCGACCCGAGCGCCCGCTCGCTGGAGGCGCCGTACATCGAACGCTCCATCGACCTCACCCGTGAGGCCTACGGCGTCGCCGACATCGAGACGATCCCATTCGAGGCGAAGACCGACGCCGAGCCCGGCGCGCTGCGATCGGATGCCGCGACGACGGCGAACATCCGACTGATGGACCCGCTCGTGATCAGCCCGGCGTTCCAGCAGCTCGAGCAGTTCCGCCAGTACTACCAGTTCCCCGACGCGCTCGACGTGGACCGGTACGACATCGACGGCACCACCCAGGACACCGTGGTCGCGGTGCGAGACCTCGCGCTCTCGGGCCTCGGCGATGCCGAGACCTGGTTCAACTCGCACGTCGTCTACACGCACGGCTACGGCCTGGTGGCCGCCGCAGGCAACCAGCGCTCGGTCGACGGGCAGCCCGTGTTCCTGCAGTCGGGCATCCCGTCGACGGGCACCCTCGGCGACTTCGAGCCGCGCGTCTACTTCGGCGAGGAGTCCCCGGCGTACTCGATCGTCGGCGCCCCCGAGGGCGAGGACCCCGTCGAGCTCGACTACCCCGCCGGAGGCGAGAGCGACCAGCAGACGCAGACCACGTTCGAGGGCGATGGCGGGCCGAAGCTCGACAACGTCTTCACGAAGCTCGTGTACGCGCTGAAGTTCCAGTCGGAGCAGATCTTCCTCTCCGAGGCGGTCAACGACGAGTCGCAGATCCTCTACGACCGCGACCCGATCGATCGAGTGAAGAAGGTCGCCCCGTACCTCACGATCGATTCCGACACCTATCCGTCGGTCGTCGACGGACGGATCGTCTGGATCGTCGACGGCTACACCCTCACCGACCAGTACCCGTACTCCAACAAGGTCAGCATGAGCGAGGCCATCGCCGACAGCGAGGGCCTGCCCCAGTCGCTGCCCTTCGACGAGGTCAACTACATCCGCAACTCGGTGAAGGCCACGGTCGACGCGTACGACGGTTCGGTGACCCTGTACGCCTGGGACGACGAGGACCCGATCCTGCAGACCTGGCAGAAGATCTTCCCGAACTCGCTGAAGCCGATGAGCGAGATGTCGGGCGCGCTCATGAGCCACGTTCGCTACCCCGCCGACCTGTTCAAGATGCAGCGCGCGGTGCTCGGCCGGTACCACGTCACCGACCCCTCCTCGTTCTACTCGCGTGAGGACGCGTGGACGACGCCCAACGACCCGACGGCCGGAGCGAACTCCACGCTGCTGCAGCCGCCGTACTACCTGACGATGCAGATGCCCGGGCAGGAGGAGCCCGCATACTCGCTCTACTCGACGTTCATCCCCGAGGCTCGAGGCGACCAGAGCCGCAACGTGCTGCGCGGCTACCTCGCCGTCGATTCCGACGCGGGGGCGAGCGACGGCGAGCGATCCGACGGCTACGGCAAGCTGAGGTTGCTGACGCTGCCAGAGGATGACAACGTGCCCGGCCCGGGCCAGGTGCAGAACACGTTCAACGGCGATCCCACGGTGTCGCAGTCGCTCAACCTGCTGAAACAGGGTCAGTCCGAGGTCATCAACGGCAACCTGCTGACGGTGCCCGTGGGTGGCGGCCTGCTCTACGTGCAGCCCGTCTACGTGAAGTCGACCGGCAATACGAGCTATCCGCTGCTGCAGAAGGTGCTCGTCGCCTTCGGCGACCAGATCGCGTTCCAGGACACCCTGGATGCGGCGCTCGACGTGCTCTTCGGCGGCGACTCCGGCGCTGAGGCGGGCGACAACGAGGTGGATCCCAACGCGACGCCCACGACGCCGCCCGACGACGGCACCACGGTGGCGCCCCAGCCGAGCGACGAGGTGCAGGCGCTCCTGAACCAGGCGTCGCAGGCCCTGAAGAACAAGCAGGCCGCGCTCTCCGAGGGTGACTGGGCGGCGTACGGCGCCGCCGACGCCCAGCTCGCGGAGATCATCGCCCAGCTGCTCGCGATCACCCAGGACCAGTGA
- a CDS encoding PDZ domain-containing protein produces MALFDDDPSPRPQGRRSRRERVGWTALAVAVAIGILFALLPSPYVIEQPGPVFDTLGTAEHDGEEVPLIEIPDAETFPTDGELNLLTVTVRGRPGQTPNWLEVVAAWFDRTRSAVPVEAVFPPGVSDTDRDAQNEAAMVDSQQDAIAAALVELGYDFPREVTVAGVVDDSPAAGVLEEGDVIVSVNGTAVNSIDELRSAVRENGADTSASLLVVRDGAEQTLEVTPVDRDGTVVLGVGVRMHYEFPIDVVLQLDNVGGPSAGMMFALGIIDKLTPDEMTGGEVLAGTGTIDSSGQVGPIGGIRQKLWGAEEAGADWFLAPASNCDEVTGHVPDGMRVFAVKTLDEARSVVEAIGDGEDTSAFASCPAA; encoded by the coding sequence ATGGCCCTCTTCGACGACGACCCGTCGCCGCGCCCGCAGGGCCGCCGTTCGCGTCGGGAGCGCGTCGGGTGGACGGCGCTCGCCGTCGCCGTGGCCATCGGCATCCTCTTCGCCCTGCTTCCTTCTCCGTACGTGATCGAGCAGCCCGGCCCCGTCTTCGACACGCTGGGCACCGCCGAGCACGACGGCGAGGAGGTGCCGCTCATCGAGATCCCCGATGCCGAGACCTTCCCCACGGACGGGGAACTCAACCTGCTCACGGTCACCGTGCGCGGCCGGCCGGGACAGACCCCCAACTGGCTCGAGGTGGTCGCCGCCTGGTTCGACCGCACGCGGTCGGCCGTGCCGGTCGAGGCGGTCTTCCCTCCGGGCGTGAGCGACACCGATCGCGACGCCCAGAACGAGGCGGCCATGGTGGACTCCCAGCAGGACGCGATCGCCGCCGCGCTCGTCGAGCTGGGCTATGACTTCCCGCGCGAGGTGACCGTGGCCGGCGTCGTCGACGACTCGCCCGCCGCGGGCGTGCTCGAGGAGGGCGACGTCATCGTCTCCGTCAACGGCACCGCCGTGAACTCCATCGACGAACTCCGTTCCGCCGTGCGCGAGAACGGCGCCGACACCTCCGCCAGCCTCCTCGTGGTGCGCGACGGCGCCGAGCAGACGCTCGAGGTCACCCCCGTCGACCGCGACGGCACCGTGGTGCTCGGCGTGGGCGTGCGCATGCACTACGAGTTCCCCATCGACGTCGTGCTGCAGCTCGACAACGTCGGCGGCCCCAGCGCCGGCATGATGTTCGCCCTGGGCATCATCGACAAGCTCACGCCCGACGAGATGACGGGCGGCGAGGTCTTGGCCGGCACCGGCACGATCGACTCGTCGGGCCAGGTCGGGCCCATCGGCGGCATCCGCCAGAAGCTCTGGGGGGCCGAGGAGGCGGGCGCCGACTGGTTCCTCGCCCCGGCCTCGAACTGCGACGAGGTCACCGGACATGTCCCAGACGGCATGCGAGTCTTCGCCGTGAAGACCCTCGACGAGGCGCGCTCGGTGGTCGAGGCGATCGGCGACGGCGAGGACACCTCGGCCTTCGCCTCCTGCCCCGCCGCCTGA
- a CDS encoding zinc-dependent metalloprotease — MLRELLSGSGGIDPSRLAGAAGLPNDPASLAALFGQLQAAMNQSGDDIDWSVAVRQGEERAASGQLQITAEERARLDQALQVASLWLDPVVDFSALPDTPELLTRRAWVAATMPVWSQLAEPVALSISDSLTRVMSEQAPEELRSMIQGASRMMRGIGGALFAMQLGQVVGQLATEVVSGGDIGIPLQSDGRAVLVPQNVAEFGNGLDIPTDQVELYLAVREIAHARLFRHARWLRLHLISAITAFARGIDIDTDRLEQLAEGFDPSNTEELRDAVVNGALIRPKSEAQDAALGRLETMLALVEGWVDAVTADATGRLPRSDAIAESIRRRRASGGPAESAFATLVGLELRPRRLREAAAMWRAVTEAVGVEGRDALWSHPDLLPTSADLDDPTALIARLTGVETADSAADDEFDQALEQLLRGETPAAPGEDGEDPKA; from the coding sequence ATGCTGCGGGAGCTCCTCTCGGGCTCCGGCGGCATCGATCCGTCGCGGCTCGCGGGAGCGGCCGGACTGCCGAACGACCCGGCGAGCCTCGCCGCGCTCTTCGGGCAGCTGCAGGCGGCCATGAACCAGAGCGGCGACGACATCGACTGGAGTGTGGCGGTGCGCCAGGGCGAGGAGCGCGCGGCATCCGGACAGCTGCAGATCACCGCGGAGGAGCGCGCTCGACTCGACCAGGCCCTGCAGGTCGCGTCGTTGTGGCTCGACCCGGTCGTCGACTTCTCGGCCCTCCCCGACACTCCCGAGCTGCTCACCCGGCGCGCGTGGGTCGCCGCCACCATGCCGGTCTGGTCGCAGCTGGCCGAGCCGGTCGCGCTCAGCATCTCCGACTCGCTGACGCGCGTGATGAGCGAGCAGGCGCCCGAGGAGCTCCGCTCGATGATCCAGGGTGCCAGCCGCATGATGCGGGGCATCGGCGGCGCGCTCTTCGCCATGCAGCTCGGACAGGTCGTCGGGCAGCTCGCCACCGAGGTCGTCTCGGGCGGCGACATCGGCATCCCGCTGCAGAGCGACGGCCGCGCCGTGCTCGTGCCGCAGAACGTCGCCGAGTTCGGCAACGGCCTCGACATCCCCACCGACCAGGTCGAGCTGTACCTCGCGGTGCGCGAGATCGCACACGCCCGGCTGTTCCGCCACGCGCGCTGGCTGCGCCTGCACCTGATCAGCGCCATCACCGCCTTCGCCCGCGGCATCGACATCGACACCGACCGCCTCGAGCAGCTCGCCGAGGGCTTCGATCCGTCGAACACCGAGGAGCTCCGCGACGCCGTCGTGAACGGCGCGCTCATCCGCCCGAAGAGCGAGGCGCAGGATGCCGCGCTGGGACGTCTCGAGACGATGCTCGCCCTCGTCGAGGGCTGGGTCGACGCGGTCACGGCCGACGCCACCGGCCGCCTGCCCCGATCCGACGCGATCGCCGAGTCGATCCGCCGTCGACGCGCCTCCGGCGGGCCGGCCGAGTCGGCGTTCGCCACGCTCGTGGGGCTCGAGCTGCGTCCGCGCCGCCTGCGCGAGGCCGCGGCGATGTGGCGCGCGGTCACCGAGGCCGTCGGCGTCGAGGGCCGTGACGCCCTCTGGTCGCACCCCGACCTGCTGCCGACGAGCGCCGACCTCGATGACCCGACCGCCCTGATCGCCCGGCTGACCGGAGTCGAGACCGCCGATTCGGCTGCCGACGATGAGTTCGACCAGGCGCTCGAGCAGCTGCTGCGCGGCGAGACGCCGGCGGCCCCCGGCGAGGACGGCGAGGACCCGAAGGCCTGA